The genomic interval GCTTGAGCAGGGGGACCACCCCGGGAAACTGGTGACGCACCCAGGGGGGCAGTACCGAATTGGCACCGGCCACGCGCAGCCAGGCCAGGGCATACGCCGCCGCGGGATCGACCTCGGCCGGATCGCCGCTTCCGCCGAAACGCCGTTCCAGGGCCATGCGGCAGGCGATGCCCCGGGTCAACTGCCCGAAGATGTCGGCGGCCTGGGACGACGTTTGAATCCGAAAAGCGCCGGCGTGATCGAGAACCGTCGCCAGGCCCTGGCCCGTGAATCCGCCGAAACGGCCGGCGGCCATGGCGAAACGGTAAAAAGAGACTATCTCGGGGCACGTTTCAGCCTGGGCGGCCAGACTATCCAGTTGATCCTGAAATATGGACAGGGCCAGGCGCGCGTCCTGCACCGGGTCGCTGAGTCCCGAGCGTACGAGTTTGTAGTCTTTGACCAGACGGTGGTAGGGGTTGCGGGGAAAGGCCAGGGGGGACAAATAGAGGGTGTCCACCACGGGCAGGTCCAGCAGGTTCAGGTCTGGGGCGAGGGCCTGCAGGAAGTGGAGATCGTGGTTGAAGATGTTGTGGCCCAGGACATATTCGGCCCCGCGCCCGAATGCATCCAACGCCGCCAGCGCCGTCGCGATGGTGGTGTCGCCGTGCCATTCGAACGTGCGATCGCCCAAAACAGCACCGATGCTGCGCAAGGTCCGGCTCTTGCGGGTGAGTTCCAGATCCAGGGCCAGGCAACGGGGCATCCCTCGTTCGGCAAACTGTTTGATTTCATGCGCCATTTGGTTTGTCTAAAAGAGATGACGAACAAAATAAACGAAAAACGAGGAGGCATCGCCCTACTTTTCGGTTCAATTTTTCTGGGTCCGATGGTAGGTTGCCGCTTGAAATGCTGGATCCCGGCTTTCGCCCGGATGACGGTAAAAGCAACATCCGGATGTTTTACGAGACTGACTTGATGACTATGTAAAAAGTCACTACCGGACGGCGCCTTAAAAAGTTCAAGATCAAGACGTGCGAAATTCCTTGTCCTGAGGCGTACTTTGCCGTACGCCGCAAGGACGACGGGATGAGCACAACGCAGATCTTGGGCTTTTTACGGTGACGTCAGACGTGAATGGATCGAATGGACATGTTTCCCCAAGGACATCGGACCACCTTTGGCTTCGGCGCTCCGCTGACCGCCATCGGCAAAAAAATGCTGATCATCTACGCCGCCATCTATGTCGTGGAGTTGATTTGTGAGCATTGGATGGCCGTACCCGTCTATCGTTGGCTGGCCCTGTGGCCCATCGGCGGCGGCTTCCATCTCTGGCAGCTGATCACCCATCCCCTTCTCCACGACCCAGGCGCGCCCATCGGCTTTCTGATCAACTGCCTCGTGTTCTACTTTTTTGCCGGCACCATCGAAGCATCCCTGGGAACCCGGCGTTTCATCACCCTCTATGCGGTGGCTGCATACGGCGGGGCGCTGATCGGCCTGATCTTCGGTCTGCTCACAGCTTTCGGCGCTCCGTTTGCCGGCATGCTGCCCAGCCTGCTGACCCTCATCGTGGTCTTCGGCCTGTTGAGGCCCGAGGCGGTCGTGCTGCTCATGTTCGTCCTGCCGGTCAAGGCCAAATACATCAGTTACGGCACGGTGATCATCACGTTTCTCACCTTTTTGGCCAAGGCCAATGTGCACGGGGCGTTTCATCTGGGGGGGATTCTTTGTGGATTCCTCTATGTCAGGCCGTCCGGTCCTTGGTGGAGCATCAATTACTGGCGCTGGAAGTACTTTGAATCGAAACAGAAACGGCGCCGATCGCGCTTCACGGTCATCGACGGCAAAAGCAGCGACGACGACAACCCTCCCACCATTCATTGAGATCCCGATGACCCGCCTGAATCGAGGGGTGGTGGCGGTCATGCAGGGAGGAGGGCGCCATGCTTGACGACATCCGCACAAAACTTTTCATCACCCACGGCGATGTCGTGCGGCTGAATTTCATAAAGAGCGATGGCGGCTATCACTTCAGACGCCATTTCCGGCAGGGCCTGCGTTCGCACGTCATCGAGGTGTTGCGCGGGCCCGACATCGATGCGGAGAAATTCGGGATCGATTGCGATGGTATCCGGCGCTATCCCCGAGCCAGACCCCTTCGCATCCTGAGGCTCTTCAGGACCCGATTGGCGGACCTTCAGGATGCACTCGACGAGATCCGGCGGGTCAAACTGGTGGAACGCTATCTGGCACCCGATTTTTTGGCCCGTTCCAATGAATTCATCGTCGAGTATGTGACGGCGGGCGGCAGGGGGATTCTGCTCTGCGGTCTTCAAGAATATGTGAGCGGGGAAATTCTCAATCCATGGGGCATGTTGAGTGGCGACAGGTTGATCGAAACTCTTTACGACCACCTTTTCCCACCGCAGGAGCAGCCTTCCCATCGATCCCGATGGGCAGAGACGGTGCGTGCCGAGGGCGCCCGGTTCATAGGGCGCATCAAGCAGATGATCATCGAAACCGGTCACGTTCCGGATCTGGCAGGCATGGGGAATCTCGTGATCGTCCCCTCGGGGGGCATCAAACTGGTCGACATCAACAATATCGCGCAGGTGGCCTTCACAACGGAGATCGATCTGGATGACAAAGGCTACCCGGTGTGCGACAAGTCGATCGAAGCCCTTGCCCATTTGGAAGCTAAATTGCTCGGAAACACCATCGATCCCACCGAAAAGGTGTATCGCTTTTTCTTAAATCCGGAACGCATGGGGCGCGTCTCGGAAAAAGAGCGGCTCTTTTATCGGGACTTCAAATTTCGAAACGGTTTGGAATCGGCCCGTTAAGGGTGATGTTGAATAGAAGTGCTTTTTTTCTGAAGGGTGTTCAGTTTCGGCAAAGAATTCACATCTGTCCATGCCGAAACACTCCCGGTGTATCTACTCCGAAATACCCTGAGCGTCCAGAATCAGACGATCGGGCCTCCCTTTGCGGCGCCGAATCACCTGGATACGGCCGCTCACCGGCCGGTTGTCGGTGCGTTCCGACTTGTTTTCGTTCGCCGCTGCGCTGATCAATTGGCGCAGCTGCATTTCGAGTTGCTTTCTTTTTGACTCATCCATTGAAAATCCTTTTGAAAATTATTGAATACCCGTTCATCGGGGTGTTCCGGTCGATCATCTCCCCACGCTGGGGATCATACCCAACCGGTGGTCGTGCGGTCGTCAAGCATATTATCGGTCTTTTCGTCTCAGCATTAAGCCGTTTTTAATAGCGGCGGCATGATTGATGCGAAAAAAAAATCAGGAAAAAAGATCCG from Desulfatitalea tepidiphila carries:
- a CDS encoding rhomboid family intramembrane serine protease; the encoded protein is MFPQGHRTTFGFGAPLTAIGKKMLIIYAAIYVVELICEHWMAVPVYRWLALWPIGGGFHLWQLITHPLLHDPGAPIGFLINCLVFYFFAGTIEASLGTRRFITLYAVAAYGGALIGLIFGLLTAFGAPFAGMLPSLLTLIVVFGLLRPEAVVLLMFVLPVKAKYISYGTVIITFLTFLAKANVHGAFHLGGILCGFLYVRPSGPWWSINYWRWKYFESKQKRRRSRFTVIDGKSSDDDNPPTIH